In Streptomyces sp. NBC_01707, a genomic segment contains:
- a CDS encoding acetyl-CoA carboxylase biotin carboxylase subunit family protein → MTHNPMPYRTAPSDPATVPTEDPVEDTARTSRTGQRRTPGATTHHAAVDTRPHILVVHRWRDEHALYENYIDHATHRVTYVTTELGWSSLPPAAAGVVEVTATDDFDQVSAAAATLTALFGAPDRVVALNEGDLDTAAALRARLGLPGQPPQDLARFRDKLVMCETVGAAGVRTPAFADAPDAAAVRAFAETHGWPVIVKPRRGTAGRGVLRIDSPAGLSALDELPGEERLVQEFCADRIYHIDGLWSGSHLGPWRASRYVNSCADFTTGAVLGSAEEDDPQLAGRTG, encoded by the coding sequence ATGACCCACAACCCGATGCCGTACCGGACCGCCCCGAGCGATCCGGCAACCGTCCCGACAGAAGATCCGGTCGAGGACACCGCCCGCACGAGCCGTACGGGACAGCGGCGCACGCCCGGCGCCACCACCCACCACGCGGCCGTCGACACCCGCCCGCACATCTTGGTCGTGCACCGCTGGCGCGACGAGCACGCCCTGTACGAGAACTACATCGACCACGCCACCCACCGGGTCACCTACGTCACCACGGAGCTCGGCTGGTCCTCGCTGCCGCCTGCCGCCGCCGGCGTCGTCGAGGTCACCGCCACCGACGACTTCGACCAGGTCAGCGCTGCGGCCGCGACACTGACCGCACTCTTCGGCGCCCCGGACCGGGTGGTCGCGCTCAACGAGGGCGACCTCGACACCGCCGCCGCTCTCCGCGCCCGTCTGGGCCTGCCCGGCCAGCCCCCTCAGGACCTGGCGAGGTTCCGGGACAAGCTGGTGATGTGCGAGACGGTCGGCGCGGCCGGTGTCCGCACGCCCGCCTTCGCCGACGCCCCGGACGCCGCCGCCGTGCGCGCCTTCGCGGAGACCCACGGCTGGCCCGTCATCGTCAAACCCCGCCGCGGCACGGCCGGTCGGGGAGTGCTGCGCATCGACTCCCCCGCCGGCCTGTCCGCGCTGGACGAACTGCCCGGCGAGGAACGGCTGGTGCAGGAGTTCTGTGCCGACCGGATCTACCACATCGACGGCCTGTGGTCCGGCAGTCACCTCGGCCCCTGGCGCGCCTCCCGCTACGTCAACTCCTGCGCCGACTTCACCACCGGGGCCGTCCTCGGCTCGGCGGAGGAGGACGACCCGCAGCTTGCTGGACGCACTGGGTGA
- a CDS encoding sensor histidine kinase: MRPRNVWQALASPRYLLSAWPWRSVGYLLSGALAGVLVLVVITLGVVLGGVLSLVAVGLPLLALTALCGIPVGAMERGRLRLIDRSPTPDPHRRPAEPGLWSWLTYRYREQATWRELGYALLLAVILWPLDALALAACAAVPLSLISTPAVMQLYGNGEEARVVKQWTVTGWPEAFATAAVGLVLLALGCCVLGLLAGAQAELTRLLIGDRRSELGDRVTELTRSRVRLVDAFEAERRRIERDLHDGAQQRIVALTMTLGLARLDAPPGPLADQLAKAHQEAGRALAELRELIHGIHPKVLADYGLEAAVADAADRSSTPVDLDLALPGRYPEAVEAAAYFVVCEALANIARHSGASRAEVTGGHAAGRLFLEIRDDGRGGAGTGGGGTGLTGLADRVSVLDGRLALSSPPGGPTFLRVEIPCVPCLPCERTDRSV; the protein is encoded by the coding sequence ATGCGCCCCCGGAATGTGTGGCAGGCCCTGGCGAGCCCCCGCTATCTGCTGTCGGCCTGGCCCTGGCGGTCGGTCGGATACCTGCTGAGCGGAGCCCTCGCAGGCGTCCTCGTACTCGTCGTGATCACGCTGGGCGTGGTGCTCGGCGGCGTGCTCTCCCTCGTGGCGGTCGGGCTGCCGCTGCTCGCCCTGACGGCTCTCTGCGGCATCCCGGTGGGAGCCATGGAGCGGGGCAGGCTCCGCCTGATCGACCGGTCGCCGACGCCCGATCCGCACCGCCGGCCGGCCGAGCCGGGCCTGTGGAGCTGGCTGACGTACCGCTACCGGGAGCAGGCCACCTGGCGGGAACTCGGATACGCGCTGCTGCTCGCCGTGATCCTGTGGCCGCTCGACGCCCTCGCGCTGGCGGCCTGTGCGGCCGTCCCGCTGTCGTTGATATCCACCCCCGCGGTGATGCAGCTGTACGGGAACGGCGAAGAGGCCCGCGTGGTGAAGCAGTGGACGGTGACCGGCTGGCCCGAAGCCTTCGCCACCGCGGCCGTCGGCCTCGTACTCCTCGCGCTCGGCTGCTGCGTCCTCGGCCTGCTGGCCGGAGCGCAGGCAGAACTGACGAGACTGCTGATCGGAGACCGGCGAAGCGAGTTGGGGGACAGGGTCACCGAACTCACCCGATCCCGCGTCCGGTTGGTCGATGCCTTCGAGGCCGAACGCCGCCGCATCGAACGCGACCTCCATGACGGGGCCCAGCAGCGCATCGTCGCACTCACCATGACCCTCGGGCTCGCCCGCCTCGACGCTCCGCCCGGACCCCTCGCCGACCAGCTGGCCAAGGCTCATCAGGAGGCGGGCCGGGCGCTCGCCGAGCTGCGCGAGCTGATCCACGGCATCCACCCCAAGGTGCTGGCCGACTACGGCCTGGAGGCGGCCGTCGCCGACGCGGCCGACCGCTCGTCGACACCCGTCGACCTGGACCTGGCCCTGCCCGGCCGGTACCCCGAAGCCGTCGAGGCGGCCGCGTACTTCGTGGTCTGTGAGGCCTTGGCGAACATCGCCAGGCACAGCGGCGCGAGCCGCGCGGAAGTGACGGGCGGCCACGCGGCCGGCCGGCTGTTCCTGGAGATCCGCGACGACGGCCGCGGCGGGGCGGGCACCGGCGGCGGAGGAACGGGACTGACCGGCCTCGCCGACCGGGTGTCCGTACTGGATGGCAGACTTGCGCTGTCCAGCCCGCCCGGCGGCCCGACCTTCTTGCGCGTGGAGATTCCTTGCGTTCCCTGCCTTCCCTGCGAGCGGACCGATCGCTCCGTGTAG
- a CDS encoding SpoIIE family protein phosphatase, whose product MAEQLLMDEAGAARLRMIIEAGAELRGADLLNFALEHAVTEAGGLGGMVHVRGPGGRGLLLMASSGLVRTVAQDWEEIEEHGGTAPARAVTDGVSVWTPAAGDDRGSASEVSAAEPGTQGDSPDNAHESAPGDTEGHHPHGAAPWSPTSALPEGSGLLAVPLLTPGGTAGALSVLTVGKGQPTLWQRGAVEVLAAWAALRLRDQWTGSERTESGRLREKPPGSRLPKEPSAALLRQALEALKMGSWEWDLDTGEQIWDESTLAILGLEGESSKQTFETWTQLVHADDLPWLLVEIEQAIRNRRVSAVEYRICRPDGTAGWVSARGRVLPGEDGRPARMVGTVWDTTESRIARDSVSRALLHMSEAFFAVDSRWRITFVNVEAERFLGASHDILGRVLWDALAEIGVDATELGLEAAYRQAAESGAPGGFDVRWPTNRRWYHMRLVPVPDGLTVYATDVTEIRSQEAETATAQRVTADRTARITELTSALAEALTMQDVVNATAERVMAPFGASGLVFHLIEEEMVRVAGAVGYPQPFLDGVDGVPVSDITPVDEVHRTRAPAFIDSAEEYVERYPDRVDSPAAINKSAWAFLPLIVSGRFTGCCVISFTEPRHLSGEERALLITLSGLMAQAIERARLFDAEHTRAQELQRGLLPEVLPTLPAVAAAARYLPANEGVEVGGDWYDVIPLSGARVALVIGDVMGHGLSQAATMGRLRTAVHTLADLDFAPDELLNRLNDVVNDLGDDFYATCLYAVYDPVTRTCTFGSAGHPPPAIVHPDGTTEFLTRPPDPPLGAALPPFETTEAVLEEGSLLVFYTDGLIESATRDIDRGMFHLTKALATAAAAVQDQDEGASLERLCDDILAELLPGQQLTDDAALLVARTRAIPAESIAGWVLSDGPIAAQEARNHVRDQLADWQLDELAMTAELLVSELVGNAVRYGRSPIGLRLLRAEGLICEVSDGSLTTPRIRHATETDEGGRGLQLVAALAQRWGARYTATGKCIWTEQPVP is encoded by the coding sequence ATGGCTGAACAGCTCCTCATGGACGAGGCCGGCGCGGCGCGACTTCGGATGATCATAGAAGCAGGTGCGGAACTCAGGGGTGCCGATCTGCTGAATTTCGCGCTGGAACACGCGGTGACGGAGGCGGGTGGCCTGGGCGGAATGGTGCATGTGCGGGGCCCCGGAGGCCGAGGGCTGCTGCTGATGGCGAGCAGCGGACTGGTCCGCACCGTCGCCCAGGACTGGGAAGAGATCGAGGAGCACGGAGGGACCGCGCCGGCCCGGGCGGTGACCGACGGCGTATCGGTATGGACGCCCGCAGCCGGTGACGACCGGGGCAGTGCCTCGGAAGTGTCCGCGGCCGAGCCCGGCACGCAGGGAGACTCACCGGACAACGCACACGAATCGGCCCCCGGGGACACCGAAGGCCACCACCCCCACGGCGCCGCCCCCTGGTCGCCCACCTCCGCGCTGCCCGAAGGCAGTGGGCTGCTGGCCGTTCCGCTGCTCACCCCCGGCGGGACTGCCGGCGCACTGTCCGTGCTCACTGTCGGCAAGGGGCAGCCCACGCTGTGGCAGCGCGGGGCCGTCGAGGTGCTGGCCGCCTGGGCCGCCCTGCGGCTGCGGGACCAGTGGACAGGGTCCGAGCGGACCGAATCCGGTCGGCTGCGCGAGAAGCCGCCCGGCTCGAGGCTGCCGAAGGAGCCGTCCGCCGCCCTGCTGCGGCAGGCGCTGGAAGCTCTCAAGATGGGTTCCTGGGAGTGGGACCTGGACACCGGGGAGCAGATATGGGACGAGTCGACCCTCGCCATCCTCGGCCTGGAGGGGGAGTCCTCGAAACAGACTTTCGAGACGTGGACCCAGCTGGTCCACGCCGACGACCTGCCCTGGCTGCTCGTCGAGATCGAGCAGGCGATCCGCAACCGCCGGGTGTCCGCCGTGGAGTACCGGATCTGCCGCCCGGACGGGACCGCGGGCTGGGTCAGCGCACGGGGCCGGGTCCTGCCGGGGGAGGACGGCCGGCCTGCCCGCATGGTCGGCACGGTGTGGGACACCACCGAGAGCCGGATCGCCCGGGACTCGGTGAGCCGCGCGCTGCTGCACATGAGTGAAGCGTTCTTCGCGGTCGACAGCAGGTGGCGGATCACCTTCGTCAATGTGGAGGCGGAGCGGTTCCTCGGCGCCTCGCACGACATCCTCGGCCGGGTCCTGTGGGACGCCCTCGCCGAGATCGGCGTCGACGCCACGGAACTCGGCCTGGAGGCGGCCTACCGGCAGGCCGCCGAAAGCGGCGCACCGGGCGGGTTCGACGTGCGGTGGCCGACCAACCGGCGCTGGTACCACATGCGGCTGGTCCCGGTGCCCGACGGCCTGACGGTGTACGCCACCGATGTCACCGAGATCCGGTCGCAGGAGGCGGAGACGGCCACAGCGCAACGCGTCACGGCCGACCGCACCGCCCGTATCACCGAGCTGACCAGCGCGCTCGCCGAGGCCCTGACCATGCAGGACGTCGTGAACGCCACCGCCGAGCGGGTCATGGCACCGTTCGGCGCCTCCGGCCTCGTCTTCCATCTCATCGAGGAGGAGATGGTTCGGGTCGCCGGGGCGGTCGGATACCCGCAACCGTTTCTCGACGGGGTCGACGGGGTACCGGTCAGCGACATCACCCCGGTCGACGAGGTGCACCGCACCAGGGCGCCGGCCTTCATCGACTCGGCGGAGGAGTACGTCGAGCGCTATCCCGACCGGGTCGACTCCCCCGCGGCGATCAACAAGTCCGCCTGGGCCTTCCTGCCGCTGATCGTCTCCGGACGTTTCACCGGGTGCTGCGTCATCTCCTTCACCGAACCGCGCCACCTCAGCGGCGAGGAGCGGGCGCTGCTCATCACGCTCAGCGGGCTGATGGCGCAGGCCATCGAACGCGCCCGGCTGTTCGACGCCGAGCACACCAGGGCTCAGGAGCTGCAGCGCGGTCTGCTGCCGGAGGTTCTGCCCACGCTGCCGGCCGTCGCTGCCGCTGCCCGCTATCTGCCCGCCAACGAGGGAGTCGAGGTCGGCGGCGACTGGTACGACGTGATCCCGCTGTCCGGCGCCCGGGTGGCGCTGGTGATCGGCGATGTGATGGGGCACGGCCTGTCCCAGGCGGCCACCATGGGACGGCTGCGGACCGCCGTGCACACGCTCGCCGATCTCGACTTCGCACCCGACGAGCTGCTCAACCGCCTCAACGACGTGGTCAACGACCTCGGTGACGACTTCTACGCGACCTGCCTGTACGCCGTGTACGACCCCGTCACCCGCACGTGTACGTTCGGCTCCGCCGGGCACCCCCCGCCGGCGATCGTGCACCCGGACGGCACCACCGAGTTCCTCACCCGCCCACCGGACCCACCGCTGGGCGCCGCTCTGCCACCGTTCGAGACCACCGAAGCGGTCCTGGAGGAGGGCAGCCTGCTCGTGTTCTACACGGACGGGCTGATCGAATCCGCAACCCGGGACATCGACCGGGGCATGTTCCACCTGACGAAGGCGCTGGCCACCGCCGCTGCCGCCGTGCAGGACCAGGACGAAGGGGCATCCCTGGAGCGGCTCTGCGACGACATCCTGGCCGAGCTGCTGCCGGGCCAGCAGCTCACGGACGACGCCGCGCTGCTCGTCGCCCGCACTCGCGCGATACCCGCCGAGTCGATCGCCGGCTGGGTCCTCTCCGACGGCCCGATCGCCGCCCAGGAGGCCCGTAACCACGTCCGGGACCAGCTGGCCGACTGGCAGCTCGACGAGCTCGCCATGACCGCGGAACTCCTGGTCAGCGAGCTGGTCGGGAACGCCGTCCGGTACGGCCGAAGCCCCATCGGACTCCGGCTGCTGCGCGCGGAGGGCCTGATCTGCGAGGTCTCCGACGGCAGCCTGACCACGCCCCGCATCCGGCACGCCACCGAGACCGACGAGGGCGGCCGCGGACTTCAGCTGGTCGCGGCGCTCGCACAGCGCTGGGGCGCCCGCTACACGGCCACCGGCAAGTGCATCTGGACCGAACAGCCGGTGCCCTGA
- the modB gene encoding molybdate ABC transporter permease subunit, whose protein sequence is MTSLDKSDAAVEPLPGGPRRGRVRRRRAGVPLPLLVPALIGLVFLLLPLVALLVRAPWRSLPAQLTSTEVWQSLQLSLVCATAATAVSLVIGVPLAWLLARTDFPGRGLVRALVTLPLVLPPVVGGVALLMALGRNGVVGQWLDSWFGITLPFTTAGVVVAEAFVAMPFLVISVEGTLRAADARYEEAATTLGASRFTAFRRVTLPLIAPGIAAGSVLAWARALGEFGATITFAGNFPGRTQTMPLAVYLALQSDPAAAIALSLVLLAVSIAVLAGLRDRWMTTS, encoded by the coding sequence GTGACCTCGCTCGACAAGTCCGACGCCGCGGTCGAGCCCCTCCCGGGCGGGCCGCGGCGCGGGCGCGTCCGGCGCCGCCGCGCAGGGGTTCCGCTCCCGCTGCTGGTGCCCGCGCTGATCGGTCTGGTGTTCCTGCTGCTGCCCCTGGTCGCGCTGCTCGTACGGGCGCCGTGGCGCAGCCTGCCCGCCCAGCTGACCAGTACGGAGGTCTGGCAGTCGCTGCAGCTGTCCCTGGTCTGCGCCACCGCGGCCACGGCGGTGAGCCTGGTCATCGGTGTGCCGCTGGCCTGGTTGCTGGCCCGTACGGACTTCCCCGGACGCGGCCTCGTACGCGCTCTGGTGACCCTGCCGCTCGTCCTGCCCCCGGTGGTGGGCGGTGTGGCACTGCTGATGGCTCTCGGCCGCAACGGCGTCGTGGGACAGTGGCTGGACTCCTGGTTCGGGATCACTCTGCCGTTCACCACGGCCGGGGTCGTGGTCGCGGAGGCGTTCGTCGCGATGCCTTTCCTCGTCATCAGCGTGGAGGGCACACTGCGGGCGGCGGACGCTCGCTACGAGGAGGCCGCCACGACCCTGGGCGCCTCCCGCTTCACCGCGTTCCGCCGGGTCACCCTGCCGCTGATCGCCCCCGGCATCGCGGCCGGCTCCGTGCTGGCATGGGCGCGCGCGCTGGGCGAGTTCGGCGCGACGATCACTTTCGCGGGCAACTTCCCGGGCCGTACACAGACGATGCCGCTGGCCGTCTACCTGGCGTTGCAGAGCGACCCGGCCGCGGCGATCGCACTCAGTCTGGTGCTGCTGGCCGTGTCGATCGCGGTCCTGGCAGGGCTGCGGGACCGTTGGATGACGACCTCATGA
- a CDS encoding DUF1772 domain-containing protein, with amino-acid sequence MASLLLALAAFTTGLYAGFLVCFLTGIMPGLKPLPDDRFAAAMRSFNEKVPGPAFLVLFLGVIAFPVAALVVPVDGRTSAEGGLVAGALACAVLSHLVTVSGNIPLNSALAASEGGDDSAARLAFESRWNTLHRIRTVLSTGAFALLVAAAV; translated from the coding sequence ATGGCTTCCCTGCTGCTCGCACTCGCCGCCTTCACCACCGGCCTCTACGCCGGCTTCCTGGTGTGCTTCCTGACCGGGATCATGCCCGGCCTGAAGCCGCTGCCGGACGACCGGTTCGCCGCCGCGATGCGCAGCTTCAACGAGAAGGTGCCGGGGCCGGCGTTCCTCGTTCTCTTCCTCGGGGTGATCGCCTTCCCGGTCGCCGCCCTCGTCGTACCGGTCGACGGCCGGACATCTGCCGAGGGCGGTCTCGTCGCCGGCGCCCTGGCCTGCGCGGTGCTCAGCCATCTCGTCACCGTGAGCGGCAACATCCCGCTCAACTCGGCACTGGCGGCCTCCGAGGGCGGCGACGACAGCGCGGCGCGCCTGGCCTTCGAGTCCCGCTGGAACACCCTGCACCGGATCCGCACCGTGCTGTCGACGGGTGCGTTCGCGCTGCTGGTCGCCGCGGCCGTGTAG
- the modA gene encoding molybdate ABC transporter substrate-binding protein has translation MTRSARRTRRTLQVAVAGTAALLALSACSSSDDSSSNADSSASAPTDSSKKLSGTVTVFAAASLKESFTTLGEEFEKDHPGTKVTFNFGGSDTLAAGITGGAPADVFAAASPKTMAIVTDAKDASGSPSTFVRNQLEIATLPGNPDKVSSLKDLTKAGLKVVLCDKTVPCGAAAQKALDASNLKLTPVSYEQDVKSALTKVELKEADAAVVYKTDVKAAGDKVEGVEFPESADAVNDYPIALLKDAPNADAAKAFIELVQSAEGQQVLTEAGFLKP, from the coding sequence ATGACCCGTTCCGCACGCCGGACCCGCCGGACCCTGCAGGTGGCCGTGGCAGGTACTGCTGCGCTGCTGGCACTGAGCGCCTGCTCCTCGTCCGACGACTCGTCGTCCAATGCGGACTCGTCCGCCTCGGCGCCCACGGACTCGTCGAAGAAGCTGTCCGGCACGGTGACCGTGTTCGCCGCCGCCTCGCTCAAGGAAAGCTTCACGACCCTGGGCGAGGAGTTCGAGAAGGACCACCCCGGCACGAAGGTCACCTTCAACTTCGGCGGCAGCGACACCCTCGCCGCCGGTATCACGGGTGGCGCCCCGGCCGACGTCTTCGCCGCCGCCAGCCCCAAGACCATGGCGATCGTCACCGACGCGAAGGACGCGTCCGGCAGCCCGTCCACCTTCGTGCGCAATCAGCTGGAGATCGCCACCCTGCCGGGCAACCCCGACAAGGTCTCCTCCCTCAAGGACCTCACCAAGGCAGGTCTCAAAGTCGTCCTGTGCGACAAGACCGTGCCGTGCGGCGCCGCCGCGCAGAAGGCCCTCGACGCCAGCAATCTGAAGCTCACCCCCGTCTCGTACGAGCAGGACGTTAAGAGCGCCCTGACCAAGGTCGAGCTGAAGGAGGCCGACGCCGCGGTCGTCTACAAGACGGACGTGAAGGCGGCAGGTGACAAGGTGGAGGGCGTGGAGTTCCCCGAGTCGGCCGACGCCGTCAACGACTACCCGATCGCCCTGCTCAAGGACGCGCCCAACGCGGACGCGGCAAAGGCATTCATCGAACTGGTGCAGTCCGCCGAGGGCCAGCAGGTCCTGACCGAGGCCGGGTTCCTCAAGCCGTGA
- a CDS encoding molybdopterin-dependent oxidoreductase, whose protein sequence is MSRPFTERVTDPVAELALTGDLASPARMTVSDLLAWPQHRVRVSFECATSGIQHHGFKGPLLHDVLSAAGPVFDPARRKDRLRFLIAVTGADGHHALLSWAEIDPDFGRAAVLLAVSIDDTPLDRAGPQLVLPQDRCGARHISGINAIRVDGGYTSWT, encoded by the coding sequence GTGAGCCGGCCCTTTACGGAACGCGTTACCGATCCGGTGGCGGAACTCGCCCTGACCGGGGATCTTGCGAGCCCGGCCCGGATGACTGTGTCCGACCTGCTCGCCTGGCCTCAGCACCGCGTGCGGGTCAGCTTCGAGTGCGCCACCAGCGGCATCCAGCATCACGGCTTCAAGGGGCCGCTGCTGCACGACGTCCTGTCCGCCGCCGGCCCCGTCTTCGACCCGGCCCGGCGCAAGGACCGCCTTCGCTTCCTGATCGCCGTGACGGGCGCGGACGGCCACCACGCCCTCCTCTCCTGGGCGGAGATCGACCCGGACTTCGGCCGTGCCGCCGTCCTGCTCGCGGTCAGCATCGACGACACCCCGCTCGACCGTGCCGGACCTCAGCTCGTGCTGCCTCAGGACCGCTGCGGGGCCCGGCACATCAGCGGCATCAACGCGATACGCGTGGACGGTGGTTACACCTCGTGGACGTGA
- a CDS encoding molybdopterin-binding protein produces MQSYTIGQAARLLGVSPDTARRWADAGRVATHRDEGGRRLIDGKDLAAFSVELAKTGSGEEDTSYTSVRNAFPGIVTAVKLGDIAAQVEIQAGPHRLVSLLTREAVEELGLEVGMEATARVKSTNVHIDRA; encoded by the coding sequence ATGCAGTCCTACACGATCGGCCAGGCCGCCCGGTTGCTGGGCGTGAGCCCCGACACCGCCCGGCGGTGGGCGGATGCCGGCCGGGTGGCGACCCACCGGGACGAGGGCGGGCGGCGGCTCATCGACGGCAAGGATCTGGCCGCCTTCTCCGTGGAGCTCGCCAAGACCGGGAGTGGCGAGGAGGACACCTCGTACACCTCGGTCCGCAACGCCTTCCCCGGCATCGTCACCGCCGTGAAGCTCGGCGACATCGCGGCGCAGGTGGAGATCCAGGCCGGTCCGCACCGACTGGTCTCGCTGCTGACCCGGGAGGCCGTGGAGGAGCTGGGCCTCGAGGTCGGCATGGAGGCCACCGCCCGTGTGAAGTCGACGAACGTGCACATCGACCGCGCCTGA
- a CDS encoding ABC transporter ATP-binding protein codes for MTHIDSATPGPVSDAVRGDGLDARLVVERSSFRLDVALTAAPGDVVALLGPNGAGKTTALRALAGLTPLTGGHLHLDGASLDRTPPESRPVGVVFQDYLLFPHLSALDNVAFGPRCHGASKSEARAQAARWLDRMGLADHAGVRPRRLSGGQAQRVALARALATHPRLLLLDEPLAALDARTRLDVRAQLRRHLTEFEAVAVLVTHDPLDAMVLADRLVVIEHGHIVQEGAPSDIARHPRTDYIAQLVGLNLYKGRAEGHTVRLDAGPAITTTEDVTGPAFVAFPPGAVTLYRDRPTGSSARNLWRCEVAGLETHGDQIRADLTGELPLAADLTTVAAAELDLHPGATVWATVKATQTHAYPA; via the coding sequence ATGACCCACATCGACAGCGCCACCCCCGGTCCCGTCTCCGACGCCGTACGCGGCGACGGCCTCGACGCCCGTCTCGTCGTGGAACGCAGTTCCTTCCGGCTCGACGTGGCGTTGACCGCCGCGCCCGGTGACGTCGTCGCGTTGCTCGGGCCCAACGGCGCCGGAAAGACCACCGCGCTGCGCGCGCTCGCCGGGCTCACCCCGCTCACCGGCGGTCATCTGCACCTCGACGGCGCCTCGTTGGACCGTACGCCGCCCGAGTCCCGCCCGGTCGGCGTGGTCTTCCAGGACTATCTTCTCTTCCCGCACCTTTCCGCCTTGGACAACGTCGCCTTCGGCCCCCGCTGCCACGGCGCGTCCAAGTCGGAGGCCCGCGCACAGGCCGCCCGGTGGCTGGACCGCATGGGCCTCGCCGACCACGCCGGGGTGAGACCCCGCCGCCTCTCCGGTGGCCAGGCCCAGCGCGTCGCCCTGGCCCGCGCCCTGGCCACCCACCCCCGGCTGCTGCTGCTCGACGAACCGCTCGCCGCGCTGGACGCCCGAACCCGTCTGGATGTACGCGCTCAACTGCGCCGCCACCTCACCGAGTTCGAGGCAGTCGCCGTGCTGGTCACGCACGACCCGCTGGACGCCATGGTCCTCGCCGACCGGCTCGTCGTCATCGAGCACGGCCACATCGTCCAGGAGGGCGCTCCCTCCGACATCGCCCGTCATCCGCGTACGGACTACATCGCCCAACTGGTCGGCCTGAACCTCTACAAGGGGCGGGCCGAAGGCCACACCGTACGACTCGACGCGGGACCCGCGATCACCACCACCGAGGACGTCACCGGCCCCGCCTTCGTCGCCTTCCCGCCGGGCGCCGTGACCCTGTACCGCGACCGCCCCACCGGCTCCAGCGCGCGCAACCTCTGGCGGTGCGAGGTGGCCGGCCTGGAGACCCACGGCGACCAGATCCGCGCGGACCTCACCGGCGAACTCCCCCTCGCCGCCGACCTGACCACGGTCGCCGCGGCCGAGCTCGACCTCCACCCGGGCGCCACGGTCTGGGCAACGGTCAAGGCGACCCAGACGCACGCCTACCCCGCCTGA